The sequence GTGACGCGGCCACCAGTGACGTGCCCGCGCGGGGCAGGAGCCGGGCGAGGTCGATCCAGCGGCCGGCCCTGCGCCGCACCACGGCGACGGCTCCGGCAAACGGTCTTCGTCCTGGCACAGCGGCATTCCCCCGTACGTCCGTGTGGCGGCGGCGACCGGACCGGACGGCGCGCCCGGAGGCACGGTCGGTCCCGGAGGCGCTCGGTGATCCACATATTGGCCTGGACCAATTCGGGGCGTCAAGGCGCGCCGCTCACCACTCGGCACACGAACTCGCCCCAACCGGACAGCCGTTGCCGGCCCGCGCGCCCTCTCCGGGTCTCCGGGTCGGCGCCCACCGATCGGTCTGCCGGACCGGGTGGGGCCGGCTCGGTCCCTCGGCCGGCCCCCCCTCAGCCCGTCAGCCGCACCGGCAGTTTCCGCACGCTGTTGCCCACGAACGATGCGTGACGCGGGAGTTCCGGCTCCGGAACCGCGAGGTCCAGGGCCGGGAAGCGGGTGAAGAGCTGTTCCAGGGCCGTGGTGCTCTCCAGGCGGGCCAGGGGTGCGCCCACGCAGTAGTGCGCACCGTGTCCCAGGGAGAGATGGCGGGACGCGCCGGTGCGGGTGATGTCGAAGCGCGCCGCGTCCGGACCGTGGGCCCGGGTGTCGCGGCCGGCCGCCGAGTACCCCGCGAGGACCGGGGTGCCCCGGGGGATCACGGTGCCGCCCAGGGGCACGAGGAGGCGCACCGTCAGCTCGGCCAGGTGCGGACACAGTTCCTCGGCCGGCCGGGGCCGTGCACGCCTTGCTCATCAGCTACCGCAGCTGCCAACGCGTCATGGCTGGGGTGAGGTGGCCAACGGGGCTCCGGGTCTTTGGAGAGGAGACGAAGAGTGGACCTCGGTGCCGCGCACAGCTCACCACGGCGCCGAGGTGGTGGACGGCACTATCCCGCCCACCACCTCGGCGGCCGCCTGGTCACAGATCCGCTAGGTCGTATCCGAGTTCCGTTGCCTCGGCCTGCAGAAGACTGCGGATCTCCTGCGTGTCGGACTTCGTCAAGTACGAGCGGGAGGGGTGTCCGGGGAGTCCGCGCTCAGGGTGCACACAAGCCCGCATGGAGCCCAGTTCCTCCGGTTCGCGCTCATACCCTTCGAATGCGGGAAGTTCGCGCTTCACGAACTCGCCCAGCCGCAGGGCATTCGCGCCCGGATCGGCCAGAAGGCCTTCCCAGCGAAGTACGAGGACGTCGCAGCCCCGCAGTTCGAGATCGCGGATCAGCTGCAAGGTGCTGAGCCAATAGGCGCAGTGTGCCTCCACCGACAGCGGGCGCCAATTGCTTGTCGCAGCTTCACGGCGACGCCCGGAGGCAACCACGTCGAAGGGGTGTCGTACGGTCACGACGGCCTGACTGCACCGCGTACGAAGAAGAGTGCCCAGCGGGTCGGGAACCGCTTCCAGGCCACCCCCTTCCCACGCCACGGGTTCCTTCCAGGCGAGGAGTTCGAGATCGTGGGCCTCGAGTCCCTCGCTCGGCCAGGAGAGGAATTCCCGCTGCCGCACCTTGTCGAGCCTGTCCGCCCCCGACGACGCGTACGCGTTGAGCGCGGCGAAGGCATCCTCCGAGGGCTTCCCCCTGAGGTCGGTGAGGACCTCGTGGACGCAGTAGGCATCGTCCAGCTGGGTCAGCCAGTCACTGACGTACGTGGTGCCACTGCGCGGCGCACCGGTGACGAAGAGAAACTCCTTTGGCATTCATGTGCCCTTCGCTTGCGAGGTAGGTGTGGTGAGGTGCCCACCGCGAGATGCGGCCGCGGTGGCCGCGTAGATCGCTTCCGTGCTCTCGACCCAGCGGTCGAGGCCGTAGAGATCGCGGGTGAGGCTTCGGATGGCTTCGCCGTCGATGCGCCCATCCGTCGTCGCGTCCAGGGTGTCGCCGAGCTTCTCGGCGTATGCCTGGACATCCCAGCGGGGGACGAGTACGGCCGCGTCCCCACCGACTTCGCGGGCGAAATCGGTGTCCCAGGCGACCACCGGCATGCCCCGGAGGTTCGCTTCCGCGAAGACAAGTCCGAAGGACTCGTACCGCGAAGGCATCGCGCACACGTCGCTGGTCCAGTAGAGCTCGTCCAACTCGGCGTCGGTGACTTCGGGACGCCACTCGAGACGGTCGCCGTACTGGCGCTTGATCGGCTCTCCGTACCGCTCCCAGGCGCTGCCGTTCGCGTCCACGAGGTCGTGACCGACCAGAACGATCCGGGCAGTTGGCCGCGCCGCGAGAAGGAGTTCCGCCGACTTCGCGAAGAGGTCGAACCCCTTGCGCCCGCTGAGACGGCCGACGAAGAGCACGGTGTTGCCGGCGCGGCGGGGGGTGCCGGTGGGTACGGCGACGCCGAACGGCATGATCGTCGTGGCCCGGCGGGCCCGTCGAGGCACATGCTCCAGGTGAGCCGTCGTGGGAGCCACCACGACGTCGCTCTTGACCAGGCACACCCACTCCGCGGCACCCAGCACCCAGCGGCCGATCTGATCGCGGGCGCGGTCGGCCAGGCCGCCTTCATCCCGAGGGACCTGTGCGATCCCTGTGGTGGCCCGCAGGAGCTGGGGAGCCACCTTCGCCATCGAGTGCATCATGCCGAGAGCTCGCCAGCTCGCGAATTCGATCACGTCGAAGGGGCCGTGCCTGGACTGCAGCCTGCTCAGCTCACGACGGACCCGAAGGCTGCGGCTGAGGTCCGATACTCCCGGCAGGGCCCGCAGCGGTCCGCCACCCTTTCGACCGTCCTCCAGCCAGTGAACGGTGAGATTGTCCCGGACGGTGCCCGATTCGGCTCCCTCCGGCTTGCGACCGCATGCCACGAGCACCAGGACCTCATGACCGCGGCCCACAAGGCCACGGGCGAGGTCCCAGGTGTTGCGACCGATGCCGCCGACCATGGGGGGATACGCGGGCGACACAAGGCACAGACGCATGGGCTGTTCCGGCCGGCCGTCGTCCGGCCCCGCGGTCCGAGGGCCGCTCTGCTCAGTTTCCGCCACGTCGTACCTCCAGCAGTTCGAGTAGTTCGCGGTCCACCCGGGGCAATTGCCCCAGCAGTCCGGCAGCGGTGCGGGCGGGCGCGCCGGGCCGACGAATGTGCACGGCGGCGCCGACACCCGCCCGGATGGCTCCCAGGACGTCGTTCTCCCAGGAGTCCCCGACCACGACGCCGCGTTCGGGGGAGGTGTTCAAGCGATCCAGTGCCATGTGGAAGACGGCAGCGTCCGGCTTGGTGCGTCGGGCATCCTGAGAGGTCACCACGGCGTCCACGGCAGCGGTCAGTCCCAGCCGGGCGCACTTGGCGTTCTGCATACCTCCGGGGCCGTTCGTGATGATGCCGAGGCGCACTCCCGCGCTCCGCAGAGATCCGAGTACGTCGAGGACGCCCGCATGCAGTTCCACCCGCGCGGCTGTCATGTCGGCGCAGGAGGCGACGGCGGTCGCAAGCTCGTGAGAGGGCTCGCACCACGGCTTCAAGGCATGACGAAGCCGGCTTTCCCGGTAGTCGTCCACGGTCACACGACCGGTGTCGACCTCGGCGTGGTGGCGTGCCAGGTGTCCGTCGTACCGCTCCCAGAAGCCGTCCATCGCACCGGCGGGAAGGTGAGGGAGCACCAGGCGGTGCACACTCTCGCGCTCGTCGGCGGCAGCGGACGAGTAGTCGATCAACGTGTCGTCCAGATCGAACAGAACCGCCTTCCAGAAGGGGGCGGTCATGCTCCGGTTCCGGCGCCGGTCACCGCGGTGATGAACTGATCAAGCGTCATCCCCGCCTCGGTGCAGGCATTCGTCCGCAGGAATCCCCACTTGGCGTAGAAGTGCCGCCACGAGCTGATCACGTTGTCGGGAGTCCGGAATCCCGGAGCGTCCTCTTCACCGTGTGCACGGTGCTGGATCAGCGCCGATGTGGCGATGGCAAGCGCGTCGTCGCCGAGATCGCGACGCAGTTCCAGGCTGTAATCGAGATCCTCGCCCCCGATCCGGTAGGCCTCGTCGTGCCGCACCGCGGAAGCGGCCTCGCCCAGCACGGCCAGGGCCCGGTGCCCGGCAAACGCCACCGGCACGGTTCCGGTTGTGCTGCCGACGCCCTGCCACTCCCATTCCCAGCAGCGCAGGGGGCCGCCCGTCGCCCTGGGCAGTTCCGTGAACCGCAATTCCGTCTGACCGCTGTACACGAGCTCGCCCTGCCAGTGCTCCACCGAACCGCAGGCCGCGTGGCGACCTTCCTTGAGTACCGCGGTCGTGCTTGTCAGCCAGCCGGGCTCGAGGACGACATCGTCATCGAGATGCACGACCACGTCGGGGCTCGGGCCCTCGTTGAGAACGTGGTCCTCAAGCAGTCTCTTGCCGCGCATGTACGCGTTCTCGGTGTGGCGCACGTAACGAGCCGCATAGGTCAGGCACGCGGCCTCCATCAGGGTGCTCAGATGGGGGCGCGAGGCGTTGTCGAGCACGGTGATCTCGACCGAACCGGAGAATCCCTGCTGAGCACGGATGCTGGCCAGCAGACTTGCCAGGCCCTTGGGCCGTTCATAGGCGAGTACAAGGAAGTGGGTGCGCATCGATGTGCCTTTCTGACGGTGACTCATGCGGCCGCGCCCGCGTCGACCCGGAGAACTTCCGCGGTGATCGCCCCGGCGGCAGACGACAAGAGGAAGGACACGGCTGCCGCGGCATCGCCGGCCGACGTCTCGTGCGCGAGCATGGAGCGGCGCCGGATACGACCGCGCGCCACCTCGTCGAGGCCCTCGCTCATGGCCGTATCGATGAACCCCGGGGACACGCAGTTGGCGGTGATTCCCCAGGGGCCGGCTTCCGCCGCGAGTACCCGGGTGAAGCCTTCCAGCGCTGCCTTGGTGGCGCTGTACACCCCGAGCCCGCGGTACGGCCGCTGTGCACAGATGGAACTGATGGTCACGATGCGTCCCGTGCGGGCACGCATCATGGCCTTCACGGCGGCCTGGGAAAGAACCATGGGGGCCAGGAGGTTGACGGCCAGCATGGACTCCATGCCGGCGCGCGGGAGACCGGCGTGAAGGCCGCTGAACGCCACGGCCGCGTTGTTGACCATCCCGTAGAGCCCGGCGCAGGAGCGAATTCTATGAGCGACCGCGTCGACACCCTCCGGTGAGCCGAGGTCGGCCGCCATGAATTCGGCCCGTGCACCGTGCCGTGAGCGCAGTTCCTCGTACTCTTCGGTGGGGTTCCTGGCTACGGCGATCACACCGTAGCCCTCCTGGAGCAGGACGCGGCCGATCTCAAGACCGATGCCGCGGGTGCCGCCGGTGACGACGACGACCCTCTCGGCGGTGGG is a genomic window of Streptomyces sp. NBC_00708 containing:
- a CDS encoding glycosyltransferase family 4 protein; the protein is MVGGIGRNTWDLARGLVGRGHEVLVLVACGRKPEGAESGTVRDNLTVHWLEDGRKGGGPLRALPGVSDLSRSLRVRRELSRLQSRHGPFDVIEFASWRALGMMHSMAKVAPQLLRATTGIAQVPRDEGGLADRARDQIGRWVLGAAEWVCLVKSDVVVAPTTAHLEHVPRRARRATTIMPFGVAVPTGTPRRAGNTVLFVGRLSGRKGFDLFAKSAELLLAARPTARIVLVGHDLVDANGSAWERYGEPIKRQYGDRLEWRPEVTDAELDELYWTSDVCAMPSRYESFGLVFAEANLRGMPVVAWDTDFAREVGGDAAVLVPRWDVQAYAEKLGDTLDATTDGRIDGEAIRSLTRDLYGLDRWVESTEAIYAATAAASRGGHLTTPTSQAKGT
- a CDS encoding HAD family hydrolase → MTAPFWKAVLFDLDDTLIDYSSAAADERESVHRLVLPHLPAGAMDGFWERYDGHLARHHAEVDTGRVTVDDYRESRLRHALKPWCEPSHELATAVASCADMTAARVELHAGVLDVLGSLRSAGVRLGIITNGPGGMQNAKCARLGLTAAVDAVVTSQDARRTKPDAAVFHMALDRLNTSPERGVVVGDSWENDVLGAIRAGVGAAVHIRRPGAPARTAAGLLGQLPRVDRELLELLEVRRGGN
- a CDS encoding glycosyltransferase, with amino-acid sequence MRTHFLVLAYERPKGLASLLASIRAQQGFSGSVEITVLDNASRPHLSTLMEAACLTYAARYVRHTENAYMRGKRLLEDHVLNEGPSPDVVVHLDDDVVLEPGWLTSTTAVLKEGRHAACGSVEHWQGELVYSGQTELRFTELPRATGGPLRCWEWEWQGVGSTTGTVPVAFAGHRALAVLGEAASAVRHDEAYRIGGEDLDYSLELRRDLGDDALAIATSALIQHRAHGEEDAPGFRTPDNVISSWRHFYAKWGFLRTNACTEAGMTLDQFITAVTGAGTGA
- a CDS encoding SDR family oxidoreductase, with amino-acid sequence MSTPTAERVVVVTGGTRGIGLEIGRVLLQEGYGVIAVARNPTEEYEELRSRHGARAEFMAADLGSPEGVDAVAHRIRSCAGLYGMVNNAAVAFSGLHAGLPRAGMESMLAVNLLAPMVLSQAAVKAMMRARTGRIVTISSICAQRPYRGLGVYSATKAALEGFTRVLAAEAGPWGITANCVSPGFIDTAMSEGLDEVARGRIRRRSMLAHETSAGDAAAAVSFLLSSAAGAITAEVLRVDAGAAA